One Pseudoalteromonas rubra genomic window, CCTTCGCACGGCCGCATGCTGCAACCTTGTTTCAAATAGTCAAACTGGGCCTGCCCATTTGTCTCGCAACGTTTTTTGAAGTGACCTTATTCGCCTGTATTCCGCTATTCATTGCTGATCTCGGGGCCATTGCTGTATCCGGGCACCAAATCGCAGCCAGCGTAACGACCATTCTGTTTATGCTCCCTCTTAGCCTTTCCATGGCGATCGCAATACGTATTGGAACCTTGTCGGGAGAAGGCAATTACCCCAAACTGGTTAATTCGGTCTACACCAGCTTTATCTGTGCCGTGGTAGTGTCAGTGATTGTTGCGACCTTTACTTACGTGATCCGAAATGAGATTGCCTGGGTATATACACAAAATGCTGAAGTGGCGTTACTGGCCTCTGGGATAATCGTGCTGGCATGTATTTATCAACTGCCAGATGCCTTGCAGGTGGCTGCAAATGGTGTACTGCGAGGATTAAAGTACACCAGCCCTATTACTATAGTCACCTTTGTGTCCTACTGGCTGATTGGGTTCAGCCTCGGCTTTGTGCTGGCAAAAACCGACATACTGACATCGGCCATGGGTGCCAGAGGGTTCTGGATAGGCATTATTGTCGGCTTAACATGCGCCGCTATACTACTTCTTTATTTTGTGAGGAAACGGCTTGATACGTTACGCCCCGATCCTGTTTAGCCTGCTACTGGCAGTGGCCTGTACACCCACTGCAAGTGACATCAACCAGGAATATGCCAACAGGCTGGCCAATGTGCTGGACATCCCTCCGCCCAGCATTGATAAACTATCCCCTATCGCTGAATACACAGCCAGCAGACCTGAAGCCTCGTTTAAACTCTCTGTGTTGCAGCTGGCCAACCTGGGGCACTGTGCGCTGGCCCATAACGTCGCACAACACAATAACCAACTCGGTAGACTGGCCGTCCCCAGCGAGGTATTCAAATATCAGGTTCGCTTTATACAGCTAGCTGCAAGCTGTATTCAGGATACCAAAACTCAGGATCCGGAAGTAAAAAACATTCTTCGTCAGGCGACGGAAGAAAAACGCACGGCACTGGCTCAGTATTTCGCATTCATGCTCTCAGCAGAGCCCGAACTAAACCAATTTAACCGGCTGACATTTGAAGAAACAGACAAGAGAGGCACAGACAATGAGATCCAGGCGAATGAGGGCCTGGCTGCGCTTGCTACCGTAGCAAACAGTTTACTTGCCCCTGAAAACATTGACCCACGAAAAATAACGCCAGCTTTAAATAAATTAAATAATAACAGCTATGTCCAAACTTTAATGACCAGTGCGCGCAGACAAATTAGCTGGAACCACAGCCTAACAGCATGGCTGGCGCAAATTGATTTGCAAGAAACGGTCTGTCCTGAAGGTAAAAACAAAAAAAAGGCTCAGGTGTTGCATAACATTTTCAATAAATACGCTATTTCACAATTACAACCATACCAGTCTCAGCTCAGTATTCAGTTACAGGAACTGAGTAACTCATTCGCTCAAATTTCTCAAGCCATCCCTCACCCGTTATACCCGGACCATGCAGCGGCACTGATGACAGAGCTGAAGTTATCGAGCAGGCAGCATGCCCAATGGTGGCAAGGCTTCTACAAAGTGTGTAAAGTTGCACCGGTATGAACGAAAAAAGTGCAAACAAACATTAATTTAGCAAATTTACTTGATCCCTTCGAACGCTCGCTATATATTAGCGGCCGTTGGCAAGTGACGCAATGCAACAAAACAGTCATAGTTGTTCAACATTGTACGACCGTAGCTCAGTTGGTTAGAGCACCACCTTGACATGGTGGGGGTCGGTGGTTCGAATCCACTCGGTCGTACCAATTAATCTTGATAGATTAATTTCTAAAATGCTTACTATTGTACGACCGTAGCTCAGTTGGTTAGAGCACCACCTTGACATGGTGGGGGTCGGTGGTTCGAATCCACTCGGTCGTACCAATTAATCTTGATAGATTAATTTCTAAAATGCTTACTATTGTACGACCGTAGCTCAGTTGGTTAGAGCACCACCTTGACATGGTGGGGGTCGGTGGTTCGAATCCACTCGGTCGTACCAGTCTACTTTTTTCATAAGTTAACCCCTCAATTGTAAAACCGTAGCTCATCTATTCAGAGCACCACCACTCTCTATGCCCCGGTCCAGAGGTCGGTGGTTCGAATCCACTCGGTCGTACCAGACTACTTTTTTCATAAGTTAACCCCTCAATTGTAAAACCGTAGCTCATCTATTCAGAGCACCACCACTCTCTATGCCCCGGTCCAGAGGTCGGTGGTTCGAATCCACTTGGTCGTATCAATCTACTTTTTTTATAAGTTAACCCCTCAATTGTAAAACCGTAGCTCATCTATTCAGAGCACCACCACTCTCTATGGCCCGGTCCCGAGGTCGGTGGTTCGAATCCACTCGGTCGTACCAACTCATGATCCTTTAAGTCTGTATATTGTCGCAACCGTAAGAATCGTAATACCTTTTTAATTCAACTACCTCTGAGTCTACTGGTTTCACCTCGCCTCTACGCCACTCTATATCCCGGCAGCCTATCTCATAGTTGTCACAACCGTACGCTATCATGACGCCTTATCAATTCGTATTGGTTTTCACACACGCCTCAGGTTGCCCTGGCCATAGAATTTGCTATACATTAAATAAACTATCACTCACTAAGGAAGGCCATGTCTGGCAGGTTAAGTTTGACTCTTCTACTCATGCTGATGACGAGCCTGCTCAGTAGTGTGGGGTATACCAGTCAAAAACCACAGCAATCATTGACCATTGCTATCGGATTGGAAAATTACGACTTTAAGCCCCTGTTTGCCGAATTCACCACAAAAACCGGTAT contains:
- a CDS encoding DUF3080 family protein: MIRYAPILFSLLLAVACTPTASDINQEYANRLANVLDIPPPSIDKLSPIAEYTASRPEASFKLSVLQLANLGHCALAHNVAQHNNQLGRLAVPSEVFKYQVRFIQLAASCIQDTKTQDPEVKNILRQATEEKRTALAQYFAFMLSAEPELNQFNRLTFEETDKRGTDNEIQANEGLAALATVANSLLAPENIDPRKITPALNKLNNNSYVQTLMTSARRQISWNHSLTAWLAQIDLQETVCPEGKNKKKAQVLHNIFNKYAISQLQPYQSQLSIQLQELSNSFAQISQAIPHPLYPDHAAALMTELKLSSRQHAQWWQGFYKVCKVAPV
- a CDS encoding MATE family efflux transporter, which encodes MKFALWEAKRLVRLATPVFFAQITLVLMSVVDTMMAGQVSAEDLAALSIATGTWNPMIFSLQGILLAITSMVAYCDGAKQRDGIKTYFQQGIYLALILSSLGFIASAFTPLVFARIGAASAITDLAQQYIDFVKWGLPAFLLFSVYRNVTEGVGNTKAALYISLLGLVVNVFANYVFIYGKLGMPALGSAGCGLATTLVFWVMAIAQLIYSFNNKYLNGHWLITAFARPHAATLFQIVKLGLPICLATFFEVTLFACIPLFIADLGAIAVSGHQIAASVTTILFMLPLSLSMAIAIRIGTLSGEGNYPKLVNSVYTSFICAVVVSVIVATFTYVIRNEIAWVYTQNAEVALLASGIIVLACIYQLPDALQVAANGVLRGLKYTSPITIVTFVSYWLIGFSLGFVLAKTDILTSAMGARGFWIGIIVGLTCAAILLLYFVRKRLDTLRPDPV